The stretch of DNA TGGACAGCCTCCAAAACCCTCCCACAAGAAAATCCTGACAAGGTGAACCCTAGGACCTCTCTGGAAGCCCTAATTTATAACCTCTGTCTCCATTAATTAGGACAGCACTATTGTTCTTTTCAGGTGCAAATTAAACAGTTCAACAGTGCCCTACAATTAAACTCCACTTAATTCCCCTGAATGTCCCTTATCCAGGCCAACACTGACAGGAGCCATACCCCTCTTCACCCCCCACCTGCAAGTCTGAGTCTTTCCTAATCTCAGTTCCCAGGGGCTTCACCAATGCAGTCCCAGCCGGGCATCCCACCCTGAGCTGGCGGCCTGCAGGACTGAGTCAGTGTAGGTGGTGGGGACCTGCTAATCACCCATGTCGCAGGAAGAGCTTTCTTCTCAACGGGAGTGGGGACAAGGAAAGGGATGAATATGCCTTTGGGAAAAGGAGTTGATTCACTCTAAGAGGGACACTTACCTATGATGACATCCGCCATTCTCTCTCCAATAATCAAACCCTACCAATCCTTCAGAGACAAAGTTCCAAAGTCCAAAAAATCCCCCTCCTTGGAGTGCTGagcctctttcaaaaaaaataataataattaattaatttgacagagatcacacgcaggcagaggcaggcagagagagagagggggggaagcaagctccctgctaaggagagagcccaatgtggggctcaatcccaggaccctaagatcacgacctgagccaaaggcagaagcttaacccactgagccacccaggtgcacctgagTGCTGAGCCTCTTAAAGGTGATCCTGGCCATTTCTTCTTAAGAtgcctccaaaaaaaaaagaccagttcTCAATGAACAAAAGTTGTGGTTTATTTTAAATGGCTGGAGGTAACAAATAGGCTAGTACACAAAAATACAGTATAATTTTGCAGTGCTAGTTCCAGGATTAGTATTTATGAAATTCCTGAATTCATAGTGTAGCTGAGATAGGCTCGTCCAATCATGGTGCATAGTCTTAAAggtaaaaaatgaattctatccTGTCCCATTACTGTCTCTCTATGACTTTCTTTTGGTAATAGCATCAGAAGTTGAAAATCCTTTCATGAACGTGATGTCTAGGCCCAATGAGTCCCTTCCCCCAATACCACATATCCCAGTGGAGGTCCTATTTGAGCTCCTTACACTTAGCGCTCTCTCTTACCATTGTCTTAGACATCCCAGTGCACATTTGTCACACTTGTGGCTGTCTGCCATCTTGTGAACAAGTCTCCCTATTTAATTAAGGAATTAAGGAATTTCTTCATTGGGAATTCCATTTCTCCAAGGTattcacagaaagaagaaataactttCCCAGCCTACCTGGAGCATGCAGGCTCCAGGTGTGAGACCAAGATTCCCTAGTAAAGAGATCTGGAAAGAGAACTAGGTGAGGAAGTTGGATAATGTAAattccattttttgaaatgatggCAGTGGAGGAATTGGCTTGGGGTGACATCAGTGACAGACTTCTGGTTCCCAGTGTCCAGTGCCATAGGCACTATATATACTGACAGGGGACACGAAATAGAGAAGCAATGAGATCTCTGTGCTTCTTACACAAACCACCTGTCAAGTGGATTCACCAAAAAAATCAACACAGAATCTGGTCAAGTCTCTGGTTCTAACCACATATTTACAGGAAATACAGGGGCAGAGGGATATATTAAAGGATTTTTGAAGGATGCAATTAGCAAAACCTAGACTGTAAGAAACAACAGGATAAATAACCTTGTTTCTTCAACAAAAATTGTAAGGAACAAAGAAGATACAGAGAGGGAACCTATAACCTATATTAGAACCTATAATCTATATTAGACTTAAAAAGACtcagagaggcgcctgggtggctcagtcagttacatgtcaactcttgatttcagctcaggtcacaatctcagggtcatgagagagAGCCCTGAGTTGGTCTCTGtgatcagcaggaagtctgcttgcaattctctctctccctctccttctgcccctccctcaactcatgcacatgttctctctctctcaaataaacaaataaatatttttttaaaaatatgtttttaggggcacctgggtggctcagtgggttaagccgctgccttcggctcaggtcatgatctcagggtcctgggatcgagtcccgcatcaggctctctgctcagcagggagcctgcttccctctctctctctctgcctgcctcttcatctacttgtgatttctctctgtcaaataaataaataaaatctttttaaaaatatatgtttaaaaaaattttttttaaaaataggagacTCCAGAGACATTTCAACTAATTATACTCTATGGCCTTCATTTGAATCCTAATTCAGATAAATAAAccgtaaaaacaaaataaacaaaaaagtataTGAGATAATTAGGGAAATGTGTATACTAACAACATTTGATTATACTGCCAGAAATACTATTAAACTTTCAAGTGtgagggtgtctgagtggctccatcggttaagcgtctgcctttggcacaagtcatgatcccagggtcttggatcaagtcccgcctgggctccctgcttctccctctgccttgaccctgtcccctgctcgtgctcactctctctctttctcaaataaaatcttttaaaaaaataaactttcaggTGTGATAATGACATTATGGTCACATATCTTAAGAGttcttatcttttaaagatacacagtgaaatatttatggataaaAGGGCATGATATCTGGGTTTCATTTTAAGATAATTGGAGAGGGGAGAAGTAGTAGGAAAGGAGACGAAATAAGACCAGCCATGACCTGATAAATGTTGAAGCTAGGTGATGGTCATTCAACTATCCTATCTGCTTTTTAGATGTTTGGAATATTCCATGATTTAAAagttgggttttttaaagattttatttatttgaaagagagagacacagtgagagagggaacacaagcaggggaagtgggagagggagaagcaggcttcccgctgagcagggagcccaattcagggcttgatccaaggacctgagctgaagacagatgcttaatgactgagccacccaggtgcaccttaaaagttttctttaaaaaactgtttaaaaaatataaaaatttaaacaaataaatgacttTGCATGAAATCAGACTCCATATGGCTTAACTATGAATACCCTTGCAAAGCTGATAACTTGCAGAGCCCCGTGGCAAGGTTAACCAGGCACTTTCCATTTCAGATCAAAGAATGGAAAGCATTTCTCCTCTGTGGGAGGTGGAGGATGGAGCTGCTTGAATGTGGAGACTGAGAAGCTGCAGTGCACTCTGGCCATCTGGCCTCCTTCAGCTTCATATATGCTGTGGTTTCTGCAGATGCATTGGGAACAATGGTGCCCAGTGCCATGACTACCATGCGTCTCCATTCCATCCCAGCTAGTTAGCTCTACCGCCCACCTGCAGCCAGCTTTCTCTGCCACAAACTGTCCACATGCTCTTCTGTAGCCAAGGAGACATTGGAAGGTGTGTGGAGATGATGGATCTTCCAGAGCCAGATTCTGGTTCTGGTGCTCTGAGGTAGTTGGAAGGGAGTCAGTGGTATGGTGCTCCAGCCTAACCCAGGAGAGTAGCAGTGAGAGACCATAACAAGGCAGTggtttggaggggagaggcagtTGCAACCAGCAATGTTAAAGGATAATCTATGGGACTTATCATATGATTaaatacagagagggaaaaatagaagaatccagaaaaaaaattcccatcaaGTTCCAGgcagttaatatatttttttttcaagagaataTTAAATCATTGATTGATTACACATGATAATGGATGATACACAGGCTTTAATCCCATCTATAATTTTATCTGATACCATAATTCAATTTAGATATATTGCATAGGATGTGCCAACAATCATATTAATAACCAAATAAACTCCAGGACTTTGCTTGGGTGACCTTTTAATGGTGAACTCCAGGTCACAACACATTAACTGTCAGTTCAACTACACCAAGGTTTGTGGAGACAATGGCTTCTGTGCCCAAGCAGGTTGCAAATAAATTTCGAATGGAACCTGGCATCACCCTGAAGGAATTCTAACTTCACACTGTTGGGGTAGTATACCAAGATGGCTTCAGAGTAGACTAACTTTAcacagcacattttaaaaaaagacacatttattcagcgtcatgatcagactattacatttagcaatcaacagcatgggtgcaaaaaaaaaatctacattaaaaccctttgttggaatgctttacactttccacagaacagaaactaaaataacctgttatacaattagtcacaaatacagtccttgagtttttttgcccatacacatgagtattgtctaaaacatgtcttctttgtagcagctaggccctgccaccactgtgcttggctgagttcacaaatctgttgtaacctgtagcttccctgtcacttctctggctctcctctcctgctaagctttgttttctggcagtaattaaaaccttctgccactgccatagctgctgctgctgctgctggaaccaccATAGCCACCTTGGTTTCGTGGTTTGGCGAAGTATTGGCCTCCACCACCATAAGggccagagcttctgcctccaaaattgcctcctttcatgggtccaaaatttgaggattgattgttgtaattgccaaaatcattatagcttccgccacctccaaagttgcttccatcattaccaaatccgttatagccatccccactgccaccatatccaccaccacctcgactgccaccaaagccacctcgaccactgaagtttcctccgcgaccaaagttgtcattcccaccaaaaccacctccacgaccaccaccaaagtttccagaaccacttcgacctctttggctggatgaagcactagccatctcttgcttagagagcgctttccttacttcacagttgtggccattcacagtatggtatttttgaatgacaatcttgtctacagaatcatggtcatcaaatgttacaaaagcaaaacccctctttttgccactgcctcggtcagtcatgatctcaatcacTTCGATTTTCCCATACTGTTCGAAATAATCTCTTAGGTgatgttcttcagtgtcttctttaatgcccccaacaaaaatctttttcacagttaagtgggcaccaggtctttgagaatcttctcttgagacaGCCCTCTTTGGTTCCACAACTCTTCCATCCACCTTGTGAGGCCTTGCATTCATGGCTGCATCCACCTCCTCCACAGTGGCATATGTGACAAACCCAAAGCCTTTGGAGCGCTTGGTGTTCGGATCTCTCATTACCACACAGTCCGTAAGTGTTCCCCATTGCTCAAAATGGCTCCTCAGACTCTCATCGGTTGTTTCAAAGCTCAGACCTCCGATGAAGAGCTTCCGCAGCTGTTCAGGCTCTTTGGGAGACTCTGACTTAGACATGACGGCGGTGGGAGGGGAGACTTTAACGATGCTTACTCAGCGGCGTCCacgggcagaaaggcaggcagttaATATATTTTATCTCCTTATGTCTTCACCATCAGTATTGCAGACCACTGCCAGGTTGCTTGTTCCAAGTCTGGTCCCCTTCTAATAATAACACTCAGTCCATGTGCTTTACACAGTTCATACCTCCATATTCCCCAGCCAGTTCCAGGATTGGCATACAACATGGGCCTGGCCCATCAAACCTGAGGTCACTAGACCTGGCACAATTACATAATCTTGGGTTTTTCATTAAAGCTATTGAAAAAGAGATGTTCTTTAGCCTTTGGGGAACTAAAGGGGTAGAATATCAGCCTGGAGCTGCTGAGAGCCATCACATGGAGGAAGTCTTACTGAAATGAAGCCTACAtgaaggaaagcaagggcaagaGATGAAGAGATGCTCCATCGCTTGAATgttaggatcaagccctgtttgACATCAGTCCTAACCATGGGCTTTTTGCTTATTAGCCAATGAAATCCTTTGTTTTCCCTAACTAGTatcacacacaccccactctggCAGAGATCCTGGACTCCAAGCCTAAGGGTGAGAAGGTGTGGGAACAGAGTAATAATGAGACCAAGTAGATAAAGACAGAGGAGAAGAAGGATGGAGACCTAGTAGAAAAGAGAGTTGTGGTGGTTTTCAAATACTTTGGCAAATTCTTTGACATTCCTCCCTTCCAAGGCCCAATTTCCCACCTTCTGAATGTGGACTGGTGGCATAAGGGGTGGtgtgtgacttctgaggctaggtcaTACAATGGTATATACAACtacctcctcactctctctcttggaTCTGAGGGAAGCCAGCCACCATGTCACAAGGACACTTGAGTAGACCCATGGAAAGGCCCACATGGACAACAACTGAGGCCTCTCTCCAGCAGCCAGTGAGCCACCTTTAAAAGCAGGTCCTTCAGTCCAGCTAAGCCActctcacactcctgacccatagaaactgtgacataataaatgtttatgttgtttaaagccactaaATTATGgaataatttgttacacagcaataaataaCCAATACAGGAACTCTCAGATGCATAAGCAGGGTGGCCTCTGTGTGGACTGATGATATCTCTGtgggaaccatgaaagactgctGTGCCCCCATGATTATGACAAATCAGCCTATGGCAagacttcctttcttctctgtagGCCTTTAAAGGCAGAACCAGAAGAAGCACCTGGGTCTTTGAGATGTCCAAGACTGTGTCCCTTCCATAGGGTAACATTTCGAAGTCTGGCTGCCAAGGAGCTAGAAGATGGGGAGGGAATAGCTAAtgaacctcagattgtttttttgaCTCCTAGAGAGGTCAAGAGCTAGAAGACATAAGAAAATGGTGGTTCTGTTATTAATTTAATTACTTAAGTCCCACGGAGATGCGATTAAGATAGAATCAAGATAAGATCATGGTAAATCCAAAAAGACTGTCCTTATAGGAGACAGAAAAGGGCACACACGAAAGAAGGTGGAGGAATATGGAGGAAAAATATTGGGCTGATGTGTCTACAAGCCATAGAATACCAAGGATCACCAGTAGAAGTTAAGGAGgaggggtggtgcctgggtggctcagtgggttaagcctctgctttcggctcaggtcatgatctcagagtcctgggatcaagccccacgtcgggctttctgctcagcgggctgcttctccctctctctctctgcctgcctctttgcctacttatgatctctctctgtcaaataaataaaatcttaaaaaaaaacaaagttaagagAGGGGCAATGAACAGATTCTTGCTCAAACCTCCAAAAGGAACAATCCCTGAAGTGGGAGAAtaactttctgttgttttaagcaaaagaaaaaagaaagataacttACAAATGATATTAAATGATAGGTGAAACGGTATCagttaacaaatttaaaatggccttacttctgcccattttttttttaaagattttatttatttatttgtcagagagagagagggagagagagcgagcacaggcagacagagaggcaggcagaggcagagggagaagcaggctccctgccgagcaaggagcccgatgcgggactcgatcccaggaccctgggatcatgacctgagccgaaggcagctgcttaaccaactgagccacccaggcgtccctgcccattttttgatatgattgtctgttttgtgtgtgttgagtttgaagagttcattagagatcctggatatcaaccttttgtctgtactgtcatttgcaagtatcttctcccattctgtgggttgcctctttgtttttttgactgtttcctttgctgtgcagaagcttttgattttgatgaagtcccaaaagtttattttcgcttttgtttcctttgcctttggagacatatcttgaaagaagttgggaagaagatatgaacagacacttctccaatcaagacatacaaatggctatcagacacatgaaaaaatgttcatcatcactagccatcagggagattcaaattaaaaccacattgagataccaccttacaccagttagaatggccaaaattaacaagacagtaaacaacatgtgttggaggggatgtggagaaaggggaaccctcttacactgttggtaaaaatgcaagttggtgcagcctctttggagaacagtgtggagattcctcaagaaattaaaaatagaacttccctatgaccctgcaattgcactcctgggtatttaccgcaaagatacagatgtcgtgaaaagaagggccatctgtaccccaatgcttataacagcaatggccacggtcgccaaactgtggaaagaaccaagttgcccttcaacagacgaatggataaggaaaatggggtccatatacactatggagtattatgcctccatcagaaaggacaaatacccaacttttgtagcaacatgggcgggactggaagagatgatgctgagtgaaataagtcaagcagagtcaattatcatatggtttcacttatttgtggagcataacaaatagcatggaggacatggggaattagagaggagaagggagttgggggaaattggaaggggaggtgaaccatgagagactatggactctgaaaaacaagctgaggggtttgaagtggcggggaggggtgggaggttggggtaccaggtggtgggtatttagagggcacggattgcatggagcactgggtgtggtgaaaacataatgaatactgttatgctgaaaataaaaataaaacaaaataaaataaaatggccttACTTAATTAAGATGTTCCTCTATTGTCCTTCATTGCTCCATAAATGTGTACTGATCACATAAGCAGGGCCAGAGCTGTGTCTGGGCCATTCACCCAGGAAATGTGACACCAGGGCCAGGGGCCACATGAGTACCTGAGATGCCCAGTGGTACAGGAGTTTGTTGGCAGATTGAGAACAGAGTGCAATGCAGGACTCTAGAAAGACCCCCTGTCAGTCCACAACTGAGCAAGCTGGCTGGGTATTTGGAGAGGTAAGAGGGGGAAATTTTCTAACACATAGAGATGCAGTACTAGGTGAAGCACTTTAGGCTTGTCCATTGTGTGGGAGAAATACCAGAGGGGAGAAGTATCTTCAGACTGCTTGCTTCTCAAAGAAGAATCTGGAGGGAGTAATGTCTTCATCTGAAGAAGTGACCTGGAACCCTCCTGGACATCTCAGACACCATGACAAGTGGGGCGGGGAGAGTGTGGGGAGCTGCCTGAACCCACAGGGGCCCCTTAATTCCTGTCCTATAGCATCTTCCCTCCTCATTCTGGTGTCCAAGTCCTCCTTTAGAAGTTtgtcccttggggcgcctgggtggttcagtgcgttaaagcctctgcctttggctcaggtcatgattccaaggttgGGCTCTCCgctagcggggagcctgcttccccccacccgctgcctgcctctctgcctacttgtgatctctgtcaaataaacaaataaaatcttaaaaaaaaaaaaaaagaagtctgtccCTTGAGTCCTGGACACATCCTTTCTCTTTGAGCCATCCTTTCTGTTCACTGAAGTGAACAGTGACAGTTCCTGCACTATACTATTGTTCTTCCCATTCTCACTGAAGAAATGCCTAGTTCTTCCCTTTCCAGCCAATTCTTATGAAATTCTCCAAGTCCTTCCTCCAAAAAATCCTCTTTGACTGACTTTCCTAGTTAATTCTCAATTTTTATTGGTTTGGTGCTGTGGTGATGTTGGAAGAGAGGGGTCAAACCAGGTTGTACATTTCAAGATCTCATTCTTGTTGATGACAACATGGATTCCATCAGACTTTCTCCAGCCAGGTAGGACTGGTCACATGctattctccttttcctcttcacttTGCCCTGTGTTCTCTGAGTTACTGGGCTGTGTAAGTGAGTTAATTACTCCTCTGACCTTCATACTGTGGTTATCAGCCCAACTTTGACCATGTCTTCATTTATGGCCCTCCTAAGGAGACCTCCAGTGTTAAGAAATCTTCCTGCCACACAGCAATAGGTAGTGACCTTTGGCCCACAAAACAGGCCACCTCTGAGAGGGAACTGCTCCTCAGATGAGGTGGGCATTGCAACACCTAACATAGGATGTCAGGATAATGCCTGGATATATCTTCAGAAAATTTCTGCT from Neovison vison isolate M4711 chromosome 6, ASM_NN_V1, whole genome shotgun sequence encodes:
- the LOC122910542 gene encoding heterogeneous nuclear ribonucleoprotein A1-like, with the protein product MSKSESPKEPEQLRKLFIGGLSFETTDESLRSHFEQWGTLTDCVVMRDPNTKRSKGFGFVTYATVEEVDAAMNARPHKVDGRVVEPKRAVSREDSQRPGAHLTVKKIFVGGIKEDTEEHHLRDYFEQYGKIEVIEIMTDRGSGKKRGFAFVTFDDHDSVDKIVIQKYHTVNGHNCEVRKALSKQEMASASSSQRGRSGSGNFGGGRGGGFGGNDNFGRGGNFSGRGGFGGSRGGGGYGGSGDGYNGFGNDGSNFGGGGSYNDFGNYNNQSSNFGPMKGGNFGGRSSGPYGGGGQYFAKPRNQGGYGGSSSSSSSYGSGRRF